In Natrinema versiforme, the following are encoded in one genomic region:
- the lhgO gene encoding L-2-hydroxyglutarate oxidase gives MPKYDIVIVGGGCVGCSTAKHLAEDRELDIALVEKEHRLAAHQSGRNSGVLHPGFNYEPGSTKARFATEGTTRMKAYANERDIPLREFGVVVVATTAAEERRLSSIQQQADANGVETEIIGSEELEEREPHAQGRAALYCPEAASVDSQQYVYELAKEAKNAGVDFYMGHTVESVSASSSDVRVRTDKGAINGDYFVNAAGLYADKLAAEVGVGTGYQIIPFRGDYYELVPERRHLCNTMIYPTPDPELPFLGVHYTRRTDGKVIVGPNAVLAFAREAYRNTEFDLGELRDVLSYGGFWKLMMEPKMMKVAWEELNKSYKKKAFVEASRNLVPEARAQDFVRSYAGVRAQLVDGNGELVKDPMVQDGPRSLHVLNAVSPGLTCSLPFGEHVAEQVREEL, from the coding sequence ATGCCCAAGTACGATATCGTTATCGTCGGCGGCGGCTGTGTCGGCTGTTCGACCGCGAAACATCTCGCGGAAGACCGCGAACTGGACATCGCTCTGGTCGAAAAGGAACACCGGCTCGCCGCACATCAAAGCGGGCGGAACTCCGGTGTTCTTCACCCCGGTTTCAACTATGAACCGGGGTCCACGAAGGCGCGGTTCGCTACCGAAGGGACGACTCGGATGAAAGCGTACGCGAACGAACGAGATATCCCCCTTCGGGAGTTCGGCGTCGTCGTCGTCGCTACTACCGCCGCCGAAGAGCGCCGGCTATCGTCGATTCAGCAACAGGCCGACGCCAATGGAGTCGAGACCGAAATCATCGGCTCGGAAGAGCTTGAGGAGCGCGAGCCTCACGCGCAGGGTCGCGCCGCATTGTACTGTCCGGAGGCCGCGTCCGTCGATTCCCAGCAGTACGTCTATGAACTCGCCAAAGAGGCCAAGAACGCCGGTGTCGACTTCTACATGGGGCATACCGTGGAATCGGTGTCCGCCTCGTCCTCCGACGTCCGGGTCCGGACCGATAAGGGAGCGATCAACGGCGACTACTTCGTTAACGCGGCCGGTCTCTATGCCGACAAGCTCGCCGCGGAAGTCGGAGTGGGAACGGGGTACCAGATTATCCCCTTCCGAGGCGACTACTACGAACTCGTTCCCGAACGCCGGCACCTCTGTAACACGATGATATATCCGACGCCGGACCCCGAATTGCCGTTTCTCGGCGTCCACTATACGCGCCGAACCGACGGAAAGGTCATCGTCGGTCCCAATGCAGTGCTCGCGTTCGCTCGTGAGGCGTACCGGAATACGGAGTTCGATCTCGGCGAACTTCGCGACGTGCTCAGCTACGGCGGGTTTTGGAAGCTGATGATGGAGCCGAAAATGATGAAGGTCGCGTGGGAGGAGTTGAACAAATCATACAAAAAGAAGGCGTTCGTCGAGGCCTCCCGGAACCTCGTCCCCGAGGCGCGCGCTCAGGATTTCGTCCGCAGTTACGCCGGTGTACGCGCTCAGCTCGTCGACGGAAACGGCGAACTGGTGAAGGATCCGATGGTCCAAGACGGACCACGCTCCCTCCACGTGCTCAACGCCGTCTCACCTGGGCTGACGTGTTCCCTTCCGTTCGGTGAGCACGTTGCCGAGCAGGTCCGCGAAGAACTGTAG
- a CDS encoding mandelate racemase/muconate lactonizing enzyme family protein, with protein MDIAHVDSYALSSPIDPPQDRSFHGGTRRLNKRDVVLVVLETRDGEQGFATAGASSSAMREYFEGDSQGTFADVLGGTVADALEGETITEVTDAHDLISDTNLPAHLQTEAISAVDVALWDLRGKELGTPVYDLLTDEYETEPAEEMPLYASGGMYMEPEGYVEQAEVLEEEGFFGYKYRPGIGPDGDRRTVEQLAAATDEMAFMLDVHTWWKLRSSYGDDTVQNLVEHAAREGAFWIEEPVEPDDHEGYTSLAEHGAPLAGGESKESPSGLVELGETGAVDFLQGDVRHHEGFSGCRPAIEFCRGRDVEFVPHNFGTWLGLIANAHLVAAAPEVRLLEYPVFENDPTIDGRPDPGMYPFELAFDIIDGEPDIDNGMLTVPDGPGLGVDVNLDVIRDYPFADGPWTEFHYDEDE; from the coding sequence ATGGACATCGCCCATGTAGATAGCTATGCATTATCATCGCCGATCGATCCACCGCAAGACCGCTCGTTCCACGGCGGCACCCGACGGTTGAACAAGCGAGACGTCGTTCTCGTCGTTCTGGAAACGCGTGACGGGGAACAGGGATTCGCTACCGCTGGTGCGAGTAGCTCCGCGATGCGCGAGTACTTCGAAGGCGACTCACAGGGAACGTTCGCCGACGTTCTCGGTGGTACCGTCGCCGACGCGCTCGAGGGAGAGACGATCACCGAGGTGACCGACGCCCACGATCTGATCTCCGATACGAACCTTCCGGCACACCTCCAGACGGAGGCGATCTCGGCGGTCGACGTCGCATTGTGGGACCTCCGAGGAAAGGAACTTGGCACGCCCGTTTACGACCTGCTCACCGACGAATACGAGACGGAGCCGGCTGAGGAAATGCCGCTCTACGCCAGCGGCGGGATGTACATGGAGCCCGAAGGCTACGTCGAGCAAGCCGAGGTCCTCGAGGAGGAGGGGTTCTTCGGCTACAAGTATCGTCCCGGGATCGGACCGGACGGGGATCGGCGGACGGTCGAGCAGCTCGCCGCGGCGACCGACGAGATGGCGTTCATGCTCGACGTCCACACGTGGTGGAAGCTCCGGAGCTCGTACGGGGACGATACCGTTCAGAATCTCGTCGAACACGCTGCACGTGAAGGTGCGTTCTGGATCGAAGAACCGGTGGAGCCGGACGATCACGAGGGGTATACCTCATTAGCGGAGCACGGTGCACCGCTCGCGGGCGGCGAAAGCAAAGAGTCCCCGTCCGGGCTCGTCGAACTGGGAGAGACCGGTGCCGTCGACTTCCTTCAGGGCGACGTGCGGCATCACGAGGGGTTCTCGGGTTGTCGTCCTGCGATCGAGTTCTGTCGCGGTCGTGACGTCGAGTTCGTTCCCCATAACTTCGGCACGTGGCTCGGACTGATCGCCAACGCCCATCTCGTCGCCGCAGCCCCGGAAGTGCGGCTGCTGGAGTATCCGGTCTTCGAAAACGATCCGACGATTGACGGTCGACCCGATCCCGGCATGTATCCGTTCGAGCTCGCGTTCGATATTATCGACGGCGAACCGGACATCGATAACGGGATGCTGACCGTACCGGACGGACCCGGCCTCGGAGTCGATGTGAACCTCGACGTGATCCGGGACTACCCGTTCGCCGACGGACCGTGGACGGAGTTCCACTACGACGAGGACGAGTAA
- a CDS encoding IclR family transcriptional regulator gives MANVPNERPGRRIRSVEIAFTILKTIRKRDRITVTELANELGHSKSTVHSHLRTLEDQEIIVREGNGYRLGLQILDMANDVREQACNYNVIVEKVDELANETGEIAQFGLEEHGQLAYLYKARGEHAVETASRIGQKQPIYSTSLGKAILAHLPSDRTEEIVSTAEFTPRGPNTITNERELYENLETIAERGYAIDDEENIEGLRCVAAPIKNDEIIHGAISVTGPASRITDERLHGEIAESVQRAANVIELNTKFS, from the coding sequence ATGGCAAACGTTCCCAACGAACGCCCCGGACGCAGGATACGGTCGGTGGAAATAGCGTTCACCATCCTCAAAACGATCCGAAAGCGGGATCGGATCACCGTCACGGAACTGGCGAACGAGCTCGGCCATTCGAAAAGCACCGTTCACAGCCACCTCCGAACGCTCGAGGATCAGGAGATCATCGTCCGTGAGGGGAACGGATACCGGTTGGGACTGCAGATCCTCGATATGGCCAACGACGTCCGAGAGCAGGCGTGTAACTACAACGTCATCGTCGAGAAGGTCGACGAACTGGCGAACGAAACGGGAGAGATTGCTCAGTTCGGGCTCGAAGAGCACGGTCAGTTAGCGTATCTGTACAAAGCGAGGGGGGAGCACGCAGTCGAGACGGCGTCGCGTATCGGTCAGAAACAACCGATCTACTCGACATCGCTTGGAAAGGCCATCCTCGCACACCTGCCGTCCGACCGGACCGAAGAAATCGTCTCCACTGCCGAATTCACGCCGCGCGGTCCGAACACGATTACGAACGAACGGGAACTCTACGAGAATCTCGAGACGATCGCCGAGCGGGGCTATGCGATCGATGACGAAGAGAACATCGAGGGGCTCCGATGCGTCGCCGCTCCGATCAAAAACGACGAGATAATACACGGGGCCATCAGCGTCACTGGACCGGCCAGTCGAATCACCGACGAGCGCCTGCACGGCGAAATCGCCGAAAGTGTTCAACGGGCCGCGAACGTGATCGAACTCAACACGAAATTTTCCTAG